A genomic window from Photobacterium gaetbulicola Gung47 includes:
- a CDS encoding adenylosuccinate lyase (COG0015), translated as MPGSNVSVFDSTLYSPLFTQKDMKRIWSDDNLIQTWLTFESSIARVQAELGLIPQQAVTSIEQVCVTGNIDWVRLAQDTQSVGMAIKPLVDQLTEQGDDYVKKYLHWGCTTQDLLDTSLAMRVKQTLDLVRTQLVSLGDQLEGMALTHKQTVMVARTNAMDALPTTWGLQVSSYLQEVTRHIVRLDELYPRAITGMYGGAVGNLSSIGPQGLAVRSGLFSALGLTEPRGLANASLDNIAELIQFFALVHGTLCRIANDTETMGRASIAEVREGEAGGGSSTMPHKANPRAANMIQTLSRMGWMYAGSAPNLMDQHDVRSASMRVLNWSLVPESSLAVSTALERALRLVANLVVNKQRMRDNFEASRNFIMSEAVMMKVADKAGRGEGYRRVQAAIAKAPAEGSLAEVLKQDAAVCAMLSPQEIDEACKPQHYLGCNEALIDETIAQYRQAAGRS; from the coding sequence ATGCCCGGTTCAAATGTCTCTGTTTTTGACTCAACCCTTTATTCCCCGCTTTTTACCCAAAAGGATATGAAGCGGATATGGTCTGACGATAACCTTATCCAAACTTGGCTAACTTTCGAGAGCAGTATTGCCAGGGTTCAGGCTGAACTTGGGCTCATTCCGCAGCAGGCTGTCACCTCGATAGAGCAGGTTTGTGTTACCGGCAATATCGACTGGGTTCGGTTGGCGCAGGATACCCAGTCGGTCGGCATGGCAATCAAACCTTTGGTTGATCAGCTCACAGAGCAAGGTGATGATTACGTTAAAAAGTACCTGCACTGGGGCTGTACAACCCAGGACTTGCTGGATACCAGCTTGGCAATGCGGGTAAAGCAAACGCTGGACTTGGTTCGTACCCAGCTAGTTAGTTTGGGCGATCAGCTTGAAGGCATGGCCCTTACCCACAAGCAAACCGTGATGGTGGCGAGGACCAATGCGATGGACGCCTTGCCAACCACCTGGGGGCTGCAGGTAAGCAGTTATTTGCAGGAAGTGACCCGGCACATTGTTCGTCTTGATGAGCTATACCCGCGTGCAATCACCGGCATGTACGGCGGGGCGGTGGGTAACCTATCGTCGATTGGTCCGCAGGGGCTGGCGGTGCGAAGTGGATTGTTTTCTGCTCTTGGTCTGACTGAGCCTAGAGGGCTGGCTAATGCCAGTTTGGATAATATTGCCGAGCTGATCCAGTTCTTTGCATTGGTGCACGGCACCCTGTGCCGGATCGCCAACGATACCGAAACCATGGGGCGGGCCTCGATTGCGGAGGTTCGAGAAGGCGAGGCTGGCGGTGGCTCAAGCACCATGCCGCACAAAGCCAACCCGCGAGCCGCCAATATGATCCAAACCCTATCGCGTATGGGCTGGATGTACGCTGGCAGTGCGCCAAACCTGATGGATCAGCATGATGTCCGTTCTGCCTCGATGCGGGTGCTGAACTGGAGTTTGGTGCCGGAGTCGTCATTGGCGGTCTCCACTGCACTGGAACGGGCCCTGCGGTTGGTAGCGAACCTTGTCGTCAACAAGCAGCGGATGCGTGACAACTTCGAAGCCTCCCGCAACTTTATCATGTCGGAAGCGGTGATGATGAAAGTGGCCGATAAAGCCGGCCGAGGCGAAGGCTATCGCAGGGTACAAGCCGCCATTGCGAAGGCACCCGCAGAGGGAAGTCTGGCAGAGGTACTGAAACAAGACGCGGCGGTTTGTGCCATGCTATCACCGCAAGAAATTGATGAGGCATGCAAGCCGCAACATTACCTCGGTTGCAATGAGGCGCTTATCGACGAGACGATTGCGCAATATCGTCAAGCGGCGGGGAGATCATAG
- a CDS encoding putative sodium/hydrogen antiporter family protein (COG0475,COG1226): MPIDLAPIIFELCAIIISAAILGTLFLYASQPIILAYIAAGVIIGPHGFNLVPHPEHITQIGNIGVILLLFLIGLNLQPNKLLNLFKESAIITLGTCAFFFTITLLFCLAIQLSLLDAVICAAALMFSSTVIGLKLIPTTTLHHQRMGEVITSILLVQDIIAISVIIFLNMNSGNAMLVGFLLMLGKFVAICTLAFIGVRYIIFPLFRRFDVIQEYSFLATLAWCFFWAELSHQVGLSYESGAFIAGISIATSRVSQAISVHLKPLREFFLILFFFAIGARMNFSDWNIYTFFGLAFGALLVAIKYWGFAFALKLAREKPTMQHELSARLSQASEFSFLVAYAAMISGILSIEATLFIQMATITTFIISTYWVVNRFPTPISTVKKLRKD; this comes from the coding sequence ATGCCGATTGATCTAGCACCGATAATCTTTGAACTATGTGCGATTATTATCAGCGCAGCTATCCTCGGTACGCTTTTTTTATATGCCAGCCAACCCATTATCCTGGCCTACATTGCAGCCGGTGTTATTATCGGCCCCCACGGCTTCAACCTAGTCCCTCACCCCGAGCACATCACGCAAATTGGCAATATTGGCGTCATCTTGCTGCTATTCCTCATCGGCCTCAACCTGCAGCCCAACAAGCTACTTAACCTGTTCAAAGAGAGTGCGATCATTACGCTCGGTACCTGCGCTTTCTTCTTTACCATCACCCTTTTGTTCTGCTTGGCGATTCAACTGTCGCTGCTCGATGCAGTGATCTGTGCAGCAGCATTGATGTTTTCCAGTACGGTCATTGGCTTGAAGTTAATACCAACAACGACGTTGCATCATCAGCGGATGGGTGAGGTGATCACCAGCATCTTGCTGGTCCAGGACATCATCGCGATCAGTGTGATTATCTTTCTCAATATGAATAGTGGCAACGCCATGTTGGTCGGCTTTTTATTGATGCTGGGGAAGTTCGTCGCGATCTGTACGTTGGCATTCATTGGCGTGCGCTATATTATCTTTCCCCTTTTCAGAAGGTTCGACGTGATACAGGAATACAGCTTCCTGGCAACCCTCGCGTGGTGCTTCTTCTGGGCTGAACTAAGCCACCAGGTGGGGTTATCTTATGAAAGCGGAGCGTTCATTGCCGGGATTTCGATTGCGACCAGCCGGGTATCCCAAGCGATTTCTGTCCATTTAAAGCCGCTGCGTGAGTTCTTCCTGATCTTGTTCTTCTTTGCTATTGGCGCAAGGATGAATTTCAGCGACTGGAATATCTATACCTTCTTTGGCCTGGCATTTGGCGCATTGCTGGTGGCTATCAAATACTGGGGGTTCGCCTTTGCATTGAAGCTCGCTCGGGAAAAACCCACAATGCAACATGAACTGAGCGCTAGACTCAGCCAAGCCAGTGAGTTTTCCTTTCTGGTTGCCTATGCCGCCATGATCAGCGGCATATTGTCGATAGAAGCCACCCTGTTTATCCAAATGGCCACCATAACCACCTTTATCATCTCGACCTACTGGGTGGTAAACCGCTTTCCCACCCCAATCTCTACGGTCAAGAAACTCCGCAAAGATTAG